One genomic region from Campylobacter concisus encodes:
- a CDS encoding DNA-binding protein, with the protein MLKDKIINNESGIVLYGLTPPKAEFDEAKLKEIAAKWDKRITEVQADGLVLYEIQDESSRIKSERTFEFSDTLSPEIYYSKYLNLKTPSIFYRVANKYNESEFRANLAKSSSDINVFVGVASGKIEPKMSLERAYEIARDEFKELVVGGVCIAERHAKKGDEEQRMSQKAKMGAKFFISQAVFDINLAKNLITSVAKSGLNLPIILTFTTCGTPKTLEFIKWLGISVDEKSEKRMLGSDDFLAMASQICLENFVELYEFAKKIGINIGVNVESVMAKRAEIEASLELTHKMKELF; encoded by the coding sequence ATGTTAAAAGATAAGATCATAAACAATGAAAGTGGCATAGTGCTTTATGGCCTAACGCCTCCAAAGGCTGAATTTGACGAGGCAAAACTTAAAGAGATCGCTGCAAAATGGGACAAGAGGATCACAGAAGTGCAGGCTGATGGCTTGGTGCTTTATGAGATACAAGACGAAAGTAGCCGCATAAAAAGCGAGCGAACTTTTGAATTTAGCGATACATTAAGCCCTGAAATTTACTATTCAAAATATCTAAATTTAAAGACACCAAGCATCTTTTATAGGGTCGCAAATAAATATAACGAGAGCGAATTTAGAGCAAATTTAGCCAAAAGTAGCAGCGATATAAATGTCTTTGTCGGCGTTGCTTCTGGCAAGATAGAACCTAAAATGAGCCTAGAACGCGCTTATGAGATCGCTAGAGACGAGTTTAAAGAGCTTGTAGTGGGTGGTGTTTGTATAGCTGAGAGGCACGCTAAAAAGGGAGATGAAGAGCAAAGGATGAGCCAAAAGGCCAAAATGGGGGCGAAATTTTTCATCTCACAGGCGGTTTTTGATATAAATTTGGCTAAAAATTTAATAACAAGTGTGGCAAAAAGTGGGTTAAATTTGCCTATTATTTTGACCTTTACGACTTGTGGCACACCAAAAACGCTAGAGTTTATCAAGTGGCTTGGAATAAGCGTTGATGAAAAGAGCGAAAAAAGGATGCTTGGGAGTGATGATTTTTTAGCCATGGCATCGCAAATTTGTCTTGAAAATTTCGTAGAGCTTTATGAATTTGCTAAAAAGATTGGTATAAATATTGGTGTCAATGTTGAAAGTGTAATGGCAAAAAGAGCCGAGATAGAAGCGAGCCTAGAGTTAACACATAAGATGAAAGAATTGTTTTGA
- the rpmI gene encoding 50S ribosomal protein L35, protein MPKMKTVRGAAKRFKVGKNKIKRGSAFRSHILTKKPSKRMRDLRGPQYVDSTNVPAVRKMLGV, encoded by the coding sequence ATGCCAAAGATGAAAACCGTTCGCGGTGCTGCTAAGCGCTTTAAAGTAGGTAAAAATAAGATAAAAAGAGGCTCTGCATTTAGAAGCCACATCTTAACAAAAAAACCTAGTAAGCGTATGAGAGATTTGCGTGGCCCACAATACGTGGACAGCACAAATGTCCCAGCCGTTCGCAAAATGCTCGGCGTATAA
- a CDS encoding C69 family dipeptidase yields the protein MKGKILASIVAMSAILGTSSLACTTILVGDKASNDGSMLVARSADSKAVKAQVFLIHPAKKNQTGMYSSKAHDGANDFTYPLPKDGMRYTTIANSHTKLHGAVGYNEAGVGLSGTETIYAKDELLKIDPYNEETGITEDDIPDVLLPRMKSAKEGVKLLGEIVETKGAGEGFGVVFIDANELWYFETGTGHKWIATKIPQEDYFVTANQGRLQNYKENDPNFMGAKDVIKFAIDNKTYDPAKDGEFNFTKAYTRDDERDVTYNYPRVCWVQSMFNPSLKQDFADGQKFPVFLKPEKKLSVEDLKAAMRAHYDGTPFDNYASKNEDKKNIYRAISVFRTYESHVMQVRPWLPKEIGRVTYVALGMADLSVYLPYYEGLDGFIKGYSDGSYDADDTSIYWVYRKLQTLVMTDYEKYSPVVKEAYAKFEKELAVKQAKFEDEYVKLYKKDKKKADKLLNDFSKKTMQEAKDLTGELTNKVFTMLTADMDAKLKSLNKGKKD from the coding sequence ATGAAAGGCAAAATTCTTGCATCAATCGTCGCTATGAGTGCTATTTTAGGCACAAGTAGCTTGGCATGCACTACCATTTTAGTAGGAGATAAAGCTTCAAACGACGGCTCTATGTTGGTTGCCAGGAGTGCAGATAGTAAGGCTGTAAAGGCACAAGTCTTTTTAATCCATCCAGCAAAGAAAAACCAAACTGGTATGTACAGCTCAAAGGCCCATGACGGCGCAAATGACTTTACATATCCGCTTCCAAAAGACGGTATGAGATACACAACCATCGCAAATTCACACACAAAACTTCACGGAGCAGTCGGCTACAACGAGGCTGGCGTTGGACTAAGCGGCACTGAGACCATCTACGCAAAAGATGAGCTTTTAAAGATCGACCCATATAACGAAGAGACCGGCATCACCGAAGATGACATCCCAGACGTGCTTTTGCCACGTATGAAGAGCGCAAAAGAGGGAGTAAAACTACTTGGTGAGATAGTGGAGACAAAAGGCGCTGGCGAGGGCTTTGGCGTGGTATTTATCGACGCAAACGAGCTTTGGTACTTTGAGACTGGCACAGGCCACAAGTGGATCGCCACAAAGATCCCACAAGAAGACTATTTCGTCACTGCAAACCAAGGCAGACTTCAAAACTATAAAGAGAACGATCCAAATTTCATGGGCGCAAAAGATGTGATCAAATTTGCGATCGATAACAAGACTTATGACCCTGCAAAAGATGGCGAATTTAACTTCACAAAGGCCTATACAAGGGACGATGAGAGAGATGTGACCTATAACTACCCACGCGTTTGCTGGGTGCAAAGCATGTTTAACCCAAGCTTAAAACAAGACTTCGCCGATGGTCAGAAATTTCCAGTATTTTTAAAACCAGAGAAAAAGCTAAGCGTTGAAGACCTAAAAGCTGCGATGAGAGCTCACTACGACGGCACACCGTTTGATAACTACGCTAGCAAAAATGAAGATAAGAAAAACATCTACCGCGCTATAAGCGTCTTTAGAACATACGAATCTCACGTCATGCAGGTGCGCCCTTGGCTACCAAAAGAGATCGGCCGCGTGACCTACGTCGCTCTTGGCATGGCTGATCTTAGCGTTTATTTGCCGTATTACGAGGGGCTCGATGGCTTTATAAAAGGCTACTCAGATGGCTCATACGACGCTGATGACACTTCGATATACTGGGTTTATAGAAAGCTTCAAACCCTTGTAATGACTGACTATGAGAAGTATTCGCCAGTGGTAAAAGAGGCCTACGCTAAATTTGAAAAAGAGTTGGCGGTAAAACAGGCTAAATTTGAAGATGAATATGTCAAGCTTTATAAAAAAGATAAGAAAAAAGCGGACAAACTCTTAAATGATTTTAGCAAAAAGACAATGCAAGAGGCTAAAGACCTGACTGGGGAGCTTACAAACAAGGTCTTTACGATGCTTACAGCCGATATGGACGCTAAGCTAAAATCCTTAAATAAAGGCAAAAAAGACTAA
- the rplT gene encoding 50S ribosomal protein L20: protein MARVKTGVVRRRRHKKVLKLARGFFSARHKHFRKAKEQLERSLVYAYRDRRQKKRDFRRLWIVRINAACRLNDISYSRFINGLNKAKIELDRKILADLAMNDAKAFAALAQQAKDALK, encoded by the coding sequence ATGGCAAGAGTAAAAACGGGCGTAGTTAGAAGAAGACGCCATAAGAAAGTTTTAAAGCTAGCACGTGGCTTTTTCAGTGCTAGACATAAACACTTTAGAAAAGCTAAAGAGCAACTAGAGAGAAGTTTAGTTTACGCATACCGCGACAGACGCCAGAAAAAACGTGATTTTAGACGTTTATGGATCGTTCGTATCAACGCAGCTTGCAGACTAAATGACATTAGCTATTCAAGATTTATCAACGGCTTAAATAAAGCTAAGATCGAACTTGATAGAAAAATTTTAGCTGATCTAGCTATGAATGATGCGAAGGCATTTGCGGCACTTGCACAACAAGCAAAAGATGCTTTGAAATAA
- the metE gene encoding 5-methyltetrahydropteroyltriglutamate--homocysteine S-methyltransferase, giving the protein MIKSYVLGFPRIGEKRELKRALEGFWAGKEGFSEENLQETAKTLRQRHWKYQQDAGISAISVNDFSFYDLMLDNIIAFGAIPPRFANLSGLEQYFACSRGNKSGVAMEMTKWFNTNYHYIVPELSSESKFSLKADKILNEYKEAKANGVKGKVNLIGPITFLALSKTTDGSCPFRHLDALVSEYKKLLEQISKLDDEILVQFDEPIFVTDKNESDLLPLITKVYNELTGVANNVKIVFATYFEHAIKAVNEVAKTKIYGIALDFIHGKRNFEVLETIKNSHLTLFAGVIDGRNIWKSNIDEKVKLVAEISEKIGGKDFYIGTSCSLLHVPYTLKYEENLNPEIKSWLSFAVEKLDEIKIITKLANGEKLDESETKIYEENKNAVKTRTTSKLIHSDSVQSRIKNLSKFERDEKFEDRIKIQRETLKYGILPTTTIGSFPQTVDLRVLRQNFKKGEIDAAAYEVGIKKYIDHCVKFQEDIGLDVLVHGEPERNDMVEYFGEQISGYAFSQNGWVQSYGSRCVKPPLLFGDVSRPEPMTVKWMKYAQSITKHVMKGMLTGPVTMLNWSFVRDDLPRSEVAKQLALCIYDEIADLQDAGIRVIQVDEAAFKEGYPLRAENIPAYEKFAVDCFKLSVSSAEAKTQIHTHMCYSEFNDIIKTIEAMDADVISIETARSGNELLKIFKAVGYKQEVGPGVYDIHSPRVPSVEEIVAQIKALLEVLPKEQLWINPDCGLKTRKWEEVEPSLKNMVEAVKIVRGL; this is encoded by the coding sequence ATGATAAAAAGTTATGTTTTGGGTTTTCCAAGAATCGGAGAGAAAAGAGAGTTAAAGCGCGCGTTAGAGGGCTTTTGGGCTGGCAAAGAGGGCTTTAGTGAAGAGAATTTACAAGAGACTGCAAAGACGCTTCGCCAAAGACACTGGAAATATCAACAAGATGCTGGCATTTCGGCTATTAGCGTTAATGATTTTTCATTTTACGACCTAATGCTTGATAACATCATCGCTTTTGGCGCTATACCTCCAAGATTTGCAAATTTAAGCGGCTTGGAGCAATATTTTGCTTGCTCAAGAGGCAACAAAAGTGGCGTTGCGATGGAGATGACAAAGTGGTTTAACACAAACTACCACTACATCGTGCCAGAGCTTAGCAGCGAGAGCAAATTTAGTCTAAAAGCGGACAAAATTTTAAATGAATACAAAGAGGCGAAGGCTAACGGCGTAAAAGGCAAGGTAAATTTGATCGGCCCTATCACATTCTTGGCTCTTTCAAAGACGACTGACGGTAGCTGCCCATTTAGGCACCTTGACGCACTTGTGAGCGAGTACAAAAAGCTACTTGAGCAAATTTCTAAGCTTGATGATGAAATTTTAGTGCAGTTTGATGAGCCGATCTTTGTAACTGACAAGAATGAAAGCGATCTTTTGCCACTTATAACTAAGGTTTATAACGAACTAACAGGCGTTGCAAATAATGTTAAAATCGTGTTTGCGACATATTTTGAGCATGCGATCAAGGCAGTAAATGAGGTGGCTAAAACTAAAATTTATGGTATCGCACTTGACTTCATCCACGGCAAGAGAAATTTCGAAGTTCTTGAGACTATCAAAAATAGCCATTTGACGCTATTTGCTGGCGTGATAGACGGCAGAAATATCTGGAAAAGCAACATCGATGAAAAAGTAAAACTCGTAGCTGAAATTTCAGAAAAAATAGGCGGTAAAGACTTTTATATTGGCACTTCATGCTCGCTTCTTCACGTGCCATACACTCTAAAATACGAAGAGAATTTAAACCCAGAGATCAAAAGCTGGCTAAGCTTTGCGGTCGAGAAGCTTGATGAGATCAAGATCATTACAAAACTAGCAAATGGTGAGAAGCTTGATGAGAGCGAAACAAAGATTTATGAAGAGAACAAAAATGCAGTTAAAACTCGCACTACTTCAAAGCTCATCCACTCAGATAGCGTTCAAAGCCGTATCAAAAATTTAAGCAAATTTGAGCGTGACGAGAAATTTGAAGACCGCATAAAAATCCAACGTGAAACGCTAAAATACGGCATATTACCAACAACAACGATAGGTAGCTTCCCTCAAACAGTAGACCTTCGCGTACTTCGCCAAAATTTCAAAAAAGGCGAGATCGATGCGGCTGCTTATGAGGTAGGTATCAAAAAATATATTGATCACTGCGTGAAATTTCAAGAAGATATCGGCCTAGACGTGCTGGTACACGGCGAGCCAGAGAGAAACGACATGGTCGAGTACTTTGGCGAGCAGATCAGCGGATATGCATTTAGCCAAAATGGCTGGGTACAAAGCTACGGTAGCCGCTGCGTCAAGCCACCACTCTTATTTGGTGACGTAAGCCGCCCAGAGCCAATGACTGTTAAGTGGATGAAATACGCTCAAAGCATCACAAAACACGTAATGAAGGGCATGCTAACAGGTCCTGTGACTATGCTAAACTGGAGCTTTGTGCGTGATGATCTTCCAAGAAGCGAGGTAGCAAAACAGCTTGCACTTTGTATCTATGACGAGATCGCAGACCTTCAAGATGCAGGCATCAGAGTGATCCAAGTCGATGAGGCAGCGTTTAAAGAGGGCTATCCGCTAAGAGCTGAAAATATCCCAGCCTATGAGAAATTTGCGGTTGATTGCTTTAAGCTTTCAGTAAGCTCAGCCGAGGCAAAAACTCAGATCCACACACATATGTGCTACTCTGAATTTAATGATATTATTAAGACCATCGAAGCTATGGACGCTGATGTCATCAGCATCGAGACTGCAAGAAGTGGCAACGAGCTACTTAAAATATTTAAGGCTGTTGGCTACAAACAAGAGGTTGGGCCTGGTGTTTACGACATCCATAGCCCACGCGTGCCAAGTGTCGAAGAGATCGTCGCTCAGATCAAAGCTCTGCTTGAAGTCTTGCCAAAAGAGCAGCTCTGGATCAACCCTGACTGTGGTCTAAAAACTAGAAAATGGGAAGAGGTTGAGCCAAGCCTTAAAAACATGGTAGAGGCCGTCAAAATCGTAAGAGGTCTATAA
- a CDS encoding mannose-1-phosphate guanylyltransferase/mannose-6-phosphate isomerase yields MTNILLCGGSGTRLWPISRTLMPKQFIKLFDDRSLFQLTALRNSEICDNTFVITNIDHYYLAMDQIENLNITNFKYLLEPVGRNTAPAITLACLALDPNEIVLATPSDHLIKDIKVYHTSVKAAKELAEQNFLVTFGIKPRSPETGFGYIESYNGDVKAFYEKPDYERAVKFLKDQNFYWNSGMFVFKAGVFLDQMKIFAPGILEACKLAFDNAKKDEIDIKIDVIDMQNIPQNSIDYAVMEKSGIVKMVVLDAPWSDLGSFDSLDEQLQKDINGNTINSDLVQINSHNNLVLSSGKKIALIDVDDLTVVDTKDALLISKKSSSQKVKNVVEILKEESSELCNAHVTTNRPWGNYTVLENQDGYKIKIIEVKPGKRLSLQKHFHRNEHWIVLSGSATVTIGETTRLVCPNESIYIKMGEIHRLSNEGKIPVVLIEAQVGEYTGEDDIIRLDDDFKR; encoded by the coding sequence ATGACAAATATATTATTATGTGGTGGTTCTGGTACGAGGTTGTGGCCTATTAGCAGGACTTTGATGCCAAAACAATTTATTAAATTATTTGACGATAGATCACTTTTTCAGCTAACTGCACTACGAAATAGTGAAATCTGTGACAATACATTTGTGATTACAAATATCGATCACTACTACTTGGCGATGGATCAGATAGAAAATTTAAATATCACAAATTTTAAATATCTGCTTGAGCCAGTTGGTAGAAATACTGCACCAGCGATCACACTAGCTTGCCTTGCACTTGATCCAAATGAGATTGTTTTAGCAACGCCATCGGATCATTTGATAAAAGACATTAAAGTATATCACACAAGCGTAAAAGCTGCAAAAGAGCTGGCAGAGCAAAATTTCTTAGTTACTTTTGGTATAAAGCCAAGGTCACCTGAGACGGGATTTGGATATATAGAGAGCTATAATGGTGATGTAAAGGCTTTTTATGAAAAGCCAGACTATGAAAGAGCGGTGAAATTTCTAAAAGATCAAAATTTCTACTGGAATTCAGGTATGTTTGTCTTTAAGGCAGGCGTTTTCTTGGATCAGATGAAAATTTTTGCTCCTGGGATACTTGAAGCATGTAAATTAGCTTTTGATAACGCAAAAAAAGACGAAATTGATATCAAAATAGACGTTATCGACATGCAAAATATTCCCCAAAATAGTATAGATTATGCTGTGATGGAAAAGTCTGGTATCGTAAAAATGGTAGTACTAGATGCGCCTTGGAGTGATCTCGGAAGCTTTGATAGTTTGGATGAGCAGCTACAAAAAGATATCAATGGAAATACAATAAATAGCGATCTGGTGCAGATAAATTCTCACAATAATCTAGTCCTATCTAGTGGCAAAAAAATAGCTTTAATAGATGTCGATGATCTAACTGTAGTTGATACAAAAGATGCTCTTTTAATATCTAAAAAATCATCTAGTCAAAAAGTAAAAAATGTGGTGGAAATTTTAAAAGAGGAGAGCTCTGAGCTTTGCAATGCTCATGTTACGACAAATAGACCTTGGGGAAACTATACTGTCCTTGAAAATCAAGATGGTTATAAGATAAAGATAATAGAAGTAAAACCTGGCAAAAGACTATCTTTGCAAAAGCATTTTCATAGAAATGAGCATTGGATAGTGCTATCAGGTAGCGCTACCGTTACGATAGGTGAGACAACTAGACTCGTTTGCCCTAATGAGTCTATCTATATAAAAATGGGTGAAATTCATAGGCTGTCTAATGAAGGAAAAATTCCTGTGGTTTTAATAGAAGCTCAAGTCGGCGAATATACAGGTGAAGATGATATAATTCGCCTAGATGATGATTTTAAAAGGTGA
- a CDS encoding GDP-L-fucose synthase family protein yields MDKNSKIYVAGHKGLVGSAILKNLKSKGYENIITRTHSELDLMDQKAVCEFFEKEKPEHVVLAAAKVGGIVANSTYRADFIYENLQIQNNVIHQSYLHKVKKLLFLGSTCIYFKNAPQPMGEEVLLTSPLEYTNEPYAIAKIAGMKMCESYNLQYGTNFISVMPTNLYGPNDNFDLETSHVLPALIRKIHLAKLLSEEKFDAVVKDLKAKDINEAMAYLGKFGISKDGVEIWGTGKPRREFLHSEDMADACVFLLENRDFKDTYDKNSKEIRNTHINIGTGKDISINELANLVKNIIGFKGELYFNDNKPDGTMLKLTDPSKLHSLGWKHKVELEDGIKMLYKWYLKINDR; encoded by the coding sequence ATGGATAAAAATAGTAAAATTTATGTAGCAGGACACAAGGGTCTGGTAGGCTCTGCTATATTAAAAAATTTAAAATCAAAGGGCTATGAAAATATAATTACAAGAACTCATAGCGAGCTTGATCTAATGGATCAAAAGGCAGTTTGTGAGTTTTTTGAAAAAGAAAAGCCCGAGCACGTGGTGCTAGCTGCTGCAAAGGTCGGTGGCATAGTGGCCAATAGCACCTATAGGGCTGATTTTATATATGAAAACTTACAAATTCAAAATAATGTGATCCACCAAAGTTATCTGCATAAGGTAAAAAAACTACTATTTCTGGGAAGTACTTGCATATATTTTAAAAATGCCCCACAGCCAATGGGCGAGGAGGTGCTTTTGACATCTCCGCTTGAATACACAAATGAGCCATACGCAATAGCTAAAATAGCTGGCATGAAGATGTGTGAGAGCTATAATTTACAGTACGGCACAAATTTCATATCTGTAATGCCTACAAATTTGTATGGTCCAAATGATAACTTTGATCTAGAAACTTCGCATGTATTGCCAGCACTTATAAGAAAGATACACCTTGCAAAGCTTTTAAGTGAAGAAAAATTTGACGCAGTGGTAAAAGATCTAAAAGCAAAAGATATAAATGAAGCTATGGCTTATCTTGGTAAATTTGGCATTTCAAAAGACGGAGTAGAAATTTGGGGCACAGGAAAGCCTAGACGAGAGTTTCTACACTCAGAAGATATGGCCGATGCCTGCGTGTTTTTACTGGAAAATAGAGACTTTAAAGATACTTATGATAAAAATAGCAAAGAGATAAGAAATACGCATATAAATATAGGTACAGGTAAAGATATCTCGATAAATGAGCTAGCAAATTTGGTTAAAAATATAATTGGCTTTAAAGGTGAGCTATATTTTAATGATAACAAGCCTGATGGAACGATGCTAAAACTAACGGACCCATCTAAGCTCCACTCTCTTGGCTGGAAACATAAAGTAGAACTTGAAGATGGAATAAAGATGCTTTATAAGTGGTATTTGAAAATAAATGATAGATAA